In a single window of the Oscillospiraceae bacterium genome:
- a CDS encoding ABC transporter substrate-binding protein, giving the protein MKKAFSILLALALLTALLVGCANTEQPSSGPTPPPGSAQTSPSGGQTPPSETPNFKKLTVGTMPLTVGVPVQYAYDNGFYADEGLDVEIIIFATGAPINEAYSAGQLDIAVSGLASVYSLANGNAKWVGEINSTGGMGIYVRPNSPILDVKGQVQGKPDIYGSADLVRGVKILGPLGTTAQFNAIGYAKCFGLSSADIEQVHMEYGPAYQAFQSGEGDAFAANPPFSFQAEEAGYVCAASFEDSTGVSLMDGIFCTLDMSDNRHEELVRFIRATYKACEALQDYDTRFAFSKEWFNANGKEYDDKTLASEIAVRDYIDKAYMSQPSYVYGKGMTEIASFFVDDGKIEPANFPNVQASYDKSIIKEALGIDFTVDQ; this is encoded by the coding sequence ATGAAGAAGGCATTTTCCATTCTCCTCGCGCTCGCGCTGCTGACGGCACTTTTGGTGGGCTGCGCGAACACTGAGCAACCGTCTTCCGGCCCCACGCCGCCGCCGGGTTCGGCACAGACCTCTCCCAGTGGCGGCCAGACGCCGCCGTCGGAAACCCCGAATTTCAAGAAGTTGACCGTGGGCACCATGCCGCTGACCGTGGGCGTGCCAGTGCAGTATGCCTATGACAATGGATTTTACGCGGACGAGGGCTTGGATGTTGAGATCATCATTTTTGCCACCGGCGCTCCCATCAACGAGGCGTACTCGGCCGGGCAGCTCGACATAGCCGTGAGCGGGCTTGCCTCGGTGTACTCGCTGGCGAACGGAAACGCGAAATGGGTCGGGGAGATCAATTCCACGGGCGGCATGGGCATTTATGTCCGTCCTAACAGCCCGATCCTCGACGTGAAAGGGCAAGTGCAGGGAAAACCGGACATTTACGGCAGCGCCGACCTAGTACGCGGCGTCAAAATCCTTGGCCCACTTGGGACGACCGCGCAATTTAACGCGATTGGCTACGCCAAATGTTTTGGCCTGAGCAGCGCGGACATCGAACAAGTGCATATGGAATACGGGCCGGCGTATCAGGCGTTTCAATCTGGCGAGGGCGACGCCTTTGCCGCCAATCCGCCCTTCTCCTTCCAGGCCGAAGAAGCGGGCTATGTCTGCGCGGCCAGTTTTGAGGATTCAACTGGCGTCTCTCTGATGGACGGCATCTTTTGCACCCTTGACATGTCTGACAACAGACATGAAGAACTGGTTCGTTTTATTCGCGCCACTTACAAAGCGTGTGAGGCGCTTCAGGACTACGACACGCGGTTCGCGTTTTCAAAAGAGTGGTTTAACGCCAACGGCAAGGAGTACGACGACAAAACCTTGGCCAGCGAGATTGCCGTGCGTGACTACATCGACAAGGCCTACATGAGCCAGCCGAGCTACGTCTATGGCAAAGGCATGACCGAGATTGCCAGCTTCTTTGTGGACGACGGCAAAATTGAACCGGCCAACTTTCCAAACGTCCAAGCTTCGTATGACAAAAGCATTATCAAGGAGGCGCTGGGCATCGATTTCACGGTGGACCAGTAA
- a CDS encoding sulfite exporter TauE/SafE family protein: protein MLVLLVCLFSSVIGAVSGIGGGIVMRPVLEMTTPYGVELVSFLSSCAVFAMAVVALTRRRTRAAFDHRRGTMLAIGSACGGVAGKLLFTYFSNQFLGKLQTVLLMVIALGLLIHLCLQKHIRPQNLQNQALYLPLGLALGLVSTFLGIGGGPLNLAILNYFLDMNLKTASLYSLYIILLSQAASFLFMLIMGTIPAFSWTVMMCAIAGGIGGGLLGSLIGRRIQEKDLRYLYMGVLIFVFIIAGINLRSSL from the coding sequence ATGTTGGTTCTGCTCGTATGCCTATTTTCATCCGTCATAGGGGCCGTCAGCGGCATTGGCGGTGGCATTGTGATGAGACCGGTGTTGGAGATGACCACGCCGTACGGTGTGGAACTTGTCAGTTTTCTGTCCAGCTGTGCGGTATTCGCCATGGCAGTCGTTGCGCTGACCAGACGCAGAACGCGCGCGGCGTTTGACCATCGCAGGGGGACGATGCTGGCAATCGGTTCCGCCTGCGGCGGCGTCGCCGGCAAGCTTTTATTTACCTATTTTTCCAATCAATTCCTGGGCAAACTGCAAACTGTCCTATTGATGGTCATTGCCCTCGGCTTGCTGATACACTTGTGTCTCCAAAAACATATCCGACCCCAAAATCTGCAAAATCAAGCATTGTATTTGCCGCTGGGGCTCGCCCTCGGGTTGGTTTCGACATTTTTGGGCATTGGCGGAGGACCTCTGAATCTGGCCATATTGAATTATTTTTTAGATATGAATCTCAAAACGGCGTCGCTGTATTCCCTCTATATCATTCTGCTTTCTCAGGCCGCCAGTTTTCTGTTTATGCTTATCATGGGCACAATTCCTGCGTTTTCTTGGACGGTTATGATGTGTGCCATTGCAGGAGGCATTGGCGGCGGACTTTTGGGCAGCTTAATTGGCCGCCGGATACAGGAAAAGGATTTGCGATACCTGTACATGGGCGTGCTGATTTTTGTGTTCATCATCGCCGGGATCAATCTGCGATCATCCCTGTAA
- a CDS encoding FMN-binding protein, whose amino-acid sequence MKPIRFLILFALCAGPLTLLPAGCSAQPTYKDGAYQAEAAEFHNGWKETVEITIKGGRIDKLSWDAISNNPDIPINKKQYSKSGLYGMLAGGAQNEWCDQAKAAEDYIMQYGVDSFAIDEEGHTDVISGCTVTVDTLALLAQDCLRQALR is encoded by the coding sequence ATGAAACCGATACGCTTTTTGATACTTTTTGCCCTGTGCGCGGGCCCTCTGACCCTGCTGCCGGCGGGATGCTCCGCGCAGCCCACATATAAAGACGGCGCGTATCAGGCGGAAGCCGCGGAATTCCACAATGGCTGGAAGGAAACCGTCGAGATCACCATCAAGGGCGGCAGGATTGACAAACTATCCTGGGACGCGATCTCCAACAACCCTGATATCCCTATCAACAAAAAGCAGTACTCCAAGAGCGGACTCTACGGCATGTTGGCGGGCGGCGCCCAGAACGAATGGTGCGACCAAGCCAAAGCGGCGGAGGACTACATCATGCAATACGGGGTCGATTCCTTCGCCATAGACGAGGAGGGGCATACGGACGTGATTTCGGGCTGTACGGTCACGGTGGACACGCTCGCGCTTTTGGCGCAGGATTGCCTGCGCCAAGCCCTTCGGTAG
- a CDS encoding anaerobic sulfatase maturase produces MKCLSLLIKPVSGNCNLRCRYCFYTDVVSLRKEKGAGMMSLETLERLVYKALSESTQMCVFGFQGGEPTLAGIDFYRELIRFEKQYNTNRVSIRHSLQTNGLLLDSEWCAFLAENKFLTGLSMDGPKFLHDVLRVDGDESGTHSRCLQAARLLTKHKAEFNILTVVTRHLAAHPGKVYQYYKRQGFRHLQFIPCLERLEETDDSHTYSPDNKRCGYFLHRLFDLWYEDFEKGDYYSIRNFDNFIYILAGYPPENCAASGLCSVSPLVEADGSVYPCDFYALDPYRMGSVYTHSFADMLSGDIAMSFIAPSRAIHPACKTCSYYPVCRNGCRRERIHDADGQLGQNRYCAAYRQFFQYTMPRMAHVARGLR; encoded by the coding sequence ATGAAGTGTCTGTCCCTGCTCATAAAGCCTGTCTCCGGCAACTGCAATTTGCGTTGCCGGTATTGTTTTTATACGGATGTAGTCAGTCTGCGCAAAGAAAAAGGCGCGGGAATGATGTCTCTGGAAACGCTCGAAAGACTCGTTTACAAGGCACTGTCCGAATCCACGCAAATGTGCGTGTTTGGATTTCAAGGCGGAGAACCCACTTTGGCGGGGATTGATTTTTACAGAGAACTTATCCGTTTTGAGAAACAATACAACACAAACCGTGTTTCTATCCGGCATTCCCTGCAGACAAACGGACTCCTTTTAGACAGTGAGTGGTGCGCTTTTTTGGCGGAAAATAAGTTTCTGACAGGCCTTTCTATGGACGGCCCCAAGTTCCTGCATGACGTGCTGCGCGTCGACGGAGATGAAAGCGGAACGCACAGCCGCTGCCTGCAAGCCGCCCGTCTCTTGACCAAACACAAGGCGGAATTCAATATTTTGACGGTTGTGACCCGACACTTGGCCGCGCACCCCGGTAAGGTGTATCAATATTATAAAAGGCAGGGGTTCCGGCATCTTCAGTTTATCCCCTGCCTGGAGCGCTTAGAGGAAACGGATGATTCTCACACCTATTCGCCGGACAACAAGAGGTGCGGATACTTTTTACATCGTTTGTTCGACTTGTGGTACGAGGATTTTGAAAAAGGGGATTATTACTCCATTCGCAATTTCGACAATTTCATCTACATATTGGCGGGTTATCCGCCGGAAAACTGCGCGGCAAGCGGCTTGTGCAGCGTCTCTCCGCTCGTTGAAGCGGACGGCAGCGTATATCCATGTGATTTTTACGCGCTGGATCCATACCGCATGGGGAGCGTTTATACGCACAGCTTTGCCGATATGCTTTCCGGCGATATAGCGATGAGTTTCATCGCGCCGTCGCGTGCTATCCATCCGGCATGCAAAACATGTTCCTATTACCCTGTGTGCCGAAACGGCTGCCGGCGGGAGCGGATCCACGACGCCGACGGTCAGTTGGGACAAAACCGTTATTGTGCGGCGTACCGGCAATTTTTTCAATATACCATGCCGCGCATGGCCCATGTTGCACGCGGTCTTCGCTGA
- a CDS encoding ABC transporter permease — translation MSEKRNGKKYILISILSFLVFLCVWWLCTDVLKLTAPSTLPSPVKVMHTFVVKFYDPAPDGATMIQHMGSSLQIALTGYAMGLVVGIPLGILMAWYKTLDMFVRPVFDLLRPIPGIAWIPLMIILLGIGMLSKAMVICLTAFIACVVNSYTGIKQTKQVHLWVGQTFGASNLQMLVRVAIPTSLPMVLTGMRVALAASWTALVAAELLASTRGLGFMIQQCRGLYRPDVIIAGMIAIGAIGALLTWLLGVFEKVVLKGGRW, via the coding sequence ATGAGTGAAAAGCGAAACGGCAAAAAATACATATTGATTTCTATCTTATCTTTTTTGGTATTTTTATGTGTCTGGTGGCTGTGCACGGATGTTTTAAAACTGACGGCGCCCTCCACGCTCCCCAGTCCCGTCAAGGTGATGCACACCTTTGTCGTCAAGTTCTATGATCCCGCGCCGGACGGCGCCACCATGATCCAGCATATGGGTTCCAGTCTGCAAATCGCGCTGACCGGATACGCCATGGGGCTGGTGGTGGGTATACCGCTGGGCATTCTCATGGCGTGGTATAAGACGCTGGACATGTTTGTGCGCCCGGTGTTCGATCTCCTACGCCCCATCCCCGGCATCGCTTGGATCCCGCTGATGATCATCTTGCTTGGCATTGGCATGTTGTCCAAAGCAATGGTCATTTGCCTCACGGCCTTCATTGCCTGCGTGGTCAACTCTTATACCGGAATCAAACAGACCAAGCAGGTGCACCTTTGGGTCGGGCAGACCTTTGGCGCCTCCAATCTCCAGATGCTTGTGCGCGTGGCCATACCGACATCCCTGCCCATGGTTCTGACAGGCATGCGGGTCGCCTTGGCCGCTTCTTGGACCGCGCTGGTGGCCGCCGAACTGCTGGCCTCTACGCGGGGGCTGGGGTTTATGATCCAACAGTGCCGCGGGCTATATCGGCCGGATGTGATCATCGCGGGCATGATCGCGATCGGCGCAATCGGTGCGCTGCTGACATGGCTGCTGGGGGTTTTCGAGAAAGTCGTCTTGAAAGGAGGGCGCTGGTGA
- a CDS encoding sulfatase, with the protein MRTIFLLFDSLNRHFLNPYGCDWTITPNFSRLAEKSVTFDTCYAGSLPCMPARRELHTGRYNFLHRSWGPLEPFDDSLPELLRQAGVYTHMISDHQHYWEDGGCTYHHRYDTWEIVRGQEGDRWKARVKDPEIPPHYGRMWRQDIVNRKYIKCEEDFPQAQVFKLGLDFLDKNKDEDNWFLHLETFDPHEPFVAGEAYRALYPSDYAGLPFNWPAYRKVTEPEDAVAHCRLEYAALLTMCDAYLGKILDYMDDRDMWKNTALIVCTDHGFLLSEHDCWAKCVHPFYEEVAHIPLFIWDPTLGIRGERRRSLTQTVDLPPTILDFYGMHPSKDMQGKTLRPVLESDAAVREYALFGVHGGQVNITDGRYVYMREGNEDNSPLYNYTVMPTHMRSMFSTKELQTMEIHPGFPFTKNCPVMRMASILDESSDIMMTRRLGNLLFDLYADPKQEKPLKDPVTETRMIKSLIAMMRASDAPGEQYKRLGLTDLLLSDSHWDELILQEKIHRGTLLKGGM; encoded by the coding sequence ATGCGGACAATATTTCTTTTGTTTGATTCTCTCAATCGTCATTTTCTCAATCCTTACGGCTGCGACTGGACGATAACGCCGAATTTTTCCCGCCTGGCAGAAAAAAGCGTAACCTTTGACACCTGTTACGCGGGCAGTTTGCCCTGTATGCCGGCGCGGCGCGAACTCCACACAGGACGGTATAATTTCCTGCACCGGAGTTGGGGGCCACTGGAACCCTTTGACGATTCCCTGCCGGAACTGCTTCGACAGGCGGGCGTTTATACCCATATGATCAGCGATCATCAGCACTATTGGGAAGATGGGGGGTGCACCTATCATCACCGTTACGACACATGGGAAATCGTAAGGGGGCAGGAGGGCGACCGCTGGAAGGCACGCGTCAAGGATCCGGAAATCCCTCCGCATTACGGGCGCATGTGGCGTCAGGACATTGTGAATCGCAAGTATATAAAATGCGAAGAGGATTTTCCTCAGGCGCAGGTCTTCAAACTCGGTTTGGATTTTCTAGACAAAAACAAGGATGAGGACAACTGGTTTTTACATCTGGAGACGTTTGATCCACACGAGCCCTTTGTGGCCGGCGAGGCCTATCGCGCCCTGTACCCCAGTGATTATGCCGGTCTGCCGTTCAACTGGCCGGCATACCGCAAGGTCACTGAACCAGAGGATGCGGTGGCGCATTGCCGTCTCGAATACGCGGCTCTTTTGACGATGTGCGACGCCTATCTGGGGAAAATTTTGGACTACATGGACGACCGGGACATGTGGAAAAACACGGCGCTGATCGTATGCACCGATCACGGCTTTCTCCTGTCTGAACACGACTGCTGGGCCAAATGCGTCCATCCGTTTTATGAAGAAGTCGCCCATATTCCGCTGTTCATCTGGGATCCAACACTGGGGATACGGGGAGAGCGGAGAAGGTCTCTGACACAAACTGTCGATCTGCCGCCCACCATTTTAGATTTTTATGGGATGCACCCGTCAAAAGACATGCAGGGAAAAACCCTGCGGCCGGTACTGGAAAGCGACGCGGCTGTCCGCGAATACGCCCTGTTTGGTGTACATGGCGGCCAGGTGAATATCACCGACGGCCGATACGTGTACATGCGCGAAGGCAATGAAGACAATTCTCCCCTGTACAATTACACCGTCATGCCCACGCATATGCGCAGCATGTTTTCGACGAAAGAGCTGCAAACAATGGAAATACATCCCGGTTTTCCGTTTACCAAAAACTGCCCCGTGATGCGAATGGCGTCCATATTGGATGAGAGCAGTGACATCATGATGACGCGGCGATTGGGCAATCTTTTGTTTGACTTGTATGCGGACCCAAAGCAGGAAAAGCCCCTGAAAGACCCCGTGACGGAGACTCGTATGATTAAGAGTTTAATTGCCATGATGAGAGCGTCGGATGCGCCCGGTGAACAGTACAAAAGACTTGGATTGACAGATCTTCTTTTGTCGGATTCGCACTGGGACGAACTGATATTGCAGGAGAAAATACACCGCGGGACACTCCTAAAAGGGGGAATGTAG
- a CDS encoding ABC transporter ATP-binding protein — translation MQVEQERQIMIRCEHVCKTFRGEKGTNEVVADLNLDVATNEFLVLFGPGQCGKTTVINILAGLETPTNGFVEVNKQQVLRPGPERGVVYQSVALFPWLTAMGNVEYGPKVRGVSKRKRCKRAQYYIDLVGLHGFENAYPVSLSGGMKQRVGIARAYCNEPAVMLMDEPFGALDAQTRYLMQEELERIWQEEKRTVVFVTNNLEEAIYLADRIVVLRNCPTGVKAQFSIDLPRPRNYVDPEFLRIRKEISAVIDETL, via the coding sequence ATGCAGGTGGAGCAAGAGCGGCAGATAATGATACGCTGCGAACACGTCTGTAAAACATTCCGCGGTGAAAAAGGAACGAACGAAGTCGTCGCAGATTTGAATCTGGACGTCGCCACAAATGAATTTTTGGTCCTCTTCGGTCCCGGTCAATGCGGAAAAACCACTGTCATCAATATACTGGCCGGTTTGGAGACGCCCACGAACGGTTTTGTGGAGGTGAACAAACAGCAAGTGCTGCGCCCCGGTCCGGAGCGGGGCGTGGTATACCAATCGGTCGCCCTGTTCCCCTGGCTTACGGCCATGGGCAATGTGGAGTATGGCCCGAAGGTGCGCGGTGTGTCCAAACGGAAACGCTGCAAACGCGCGCAATACTACATCGATCTTGTGGGCCTGCATGGCTTTGAAAACGCCTATCCGGTCAGTTTGTCCGGCGGCATGAAACAGCGCGTAGGCATCGCGCGAGCATACTGCAACGAACCTGCCGTCATGCTCATGGACGAACCTTTCGGCGCTTTGGACGCGCAAACCCGCTATCTGATGCAGGAAGAACTGGAACGCATCTGGCAGGAAGAAAAACGCACCGTGGTTTTTGTCACCAACAATCTGGAGGAAGCCATCTATCTGGCCGACCGCATCGTCGTATTGCGCAACTGTCCCACGGGGGTTAAAGCGCAGTTTTCCATAGATCTGCCCAGGCCCAGAAATTATGTGGACCCTGAATTTCTGCGCATTCGAAAAGAAATCAGCGCCGTCATTGACGAAACATTGTAG
- a CDS encoding LacI family DNA-binding transcriptional regulator — MPVTLKKIAELADVSIGTVDRALHNRGRVSPEVVKRVQEIAAFLNYKPNSVAKSLALRSRKLKIALILHIDHNTFYDTILEGVAQMAGEIRDYGVSVVIKRGRDFDAAVQLQLIDEVLAEGFHALAIVPINHPDIKKKLTELHAQKFPVVFLGAMLEDVPCLGYVGCDYASAGEITAGLINLITGGTGKLLIFAPTFRMLGNQQRTLALEARLKKCYGGIKIQKIIEMSGDDIYSYNETKNAFAQYPDTDTLICPGAISGRGTVQALKDMGLYQKVKVVVYDYSDAVQEGLEDKGILAAITQNPQQQGYRAIKILFEYITVDTVPCDCSYVQTQIVLRESIREIENV; from the coding sequence ATGCCGGTAACACTGAAAAAGATAGCCGAGTTGGCCGACGTTTCTATCGGAACGGTCGATCGCGCGCTGCACAACCGGGGGCGGGTGAGTCCTGAAGTCGTCAAACGGGTTCAGGAGATAGCGGCGTTCCTCAATTATAAACCCAACAGCGTTGCGAAATCCCTCGCCCTACGCAGCCGAAAATTAAAAATCGCCCTGATCCTCCACATTGACCACAACACCTTTTATGACACGATTTTAGAAGGTGTTGCGCAGATGGCAGGCGAGATACGGGACTATGGTGTCTCGGTCGTGATTAAACGCGGTCGGGATTTTGACGCCGCCGTCCAGCTTCAACTGATCGACGAAGTGCTGGCGGAAGGTTTTCATGCTCTGGCGATCGTCCCCATCAATCATCCCGATATAAAGAAGAAACTCACAGAGCTGCACGCCCAAAAATTCCCCGTCGTTTTTTTGGGCGCGATGCTGGAGGATGTCCCCTGTCTAGGTTACGTGGGCTGTGATTACGCATCCGCCGGGGAAATCACGGCGGGTTTAATCAACCTTATCACCGGAGGAACCGGAAAACTTTTGATTTTTGCGCCAACCTTTCGAATGCTCGGCAACCAGCAGCGCACCCTGGCTTTGGAGGCCCGTTTAAAAAAGTGCTACGGCGGTATCAAGATACAAAAAATCATAGAGATGTCCGGCGACGACATTTACAGTTACAACGAGACCAAAAACGCCTTTGCGCAATATCCAGATACGGACACGCTGATATGCCCCGGCGCCATTTCTGGCCGGGGCACGGTACAGGCTTTGAAGGATATGGGCCTCTACCAAAAAGTAAAGGTCGTCGTTTACGACTACTCCGACGCGGTGCAGGAGGGCTTGGAAGACAAAGGGATTCTGGCCGCGATTACGCAAAATCCGCAGCAACAGGGGTACCGGGCCATCAAAATCTTATTTGAATATATTACTGTAGACACTGTGCCTTGTGACTGCAGTTACGTACAGACACAAATTGTCTTGCGTGAAAGCATCCGGGAAATTGAAAACGTGTAA
- a CDS encoding ABC transporter ATP-binding protein, which translates to MEEKVKVKVRNLVKKFGDLLVLDDISFDINQGELMCVVGPTGCGKTTFLNSVTKLYDITSGEILIENEPVDLKKHNISYIFQENSTMQWLNVEQNVCFGLDIKGVPDKEKRASANEVLDMVGLSEYRNYYPRQLSASMLQRVVIARAFATKPELLLMDEPYAQLDIELRYKLEDELVKLWQKTGTTVLFITHNIEEAVYLGENIMVLTNKPTKVKQVILNPMPRPRDIAAPEFIALRNQVTDLIRWW; encoded by the coding sequence TTGGAAGAGAAAGTGAAGGTCAAAGTACGCAATCTGGTCAAAAAATTTGGGGATCTACTGGTACTCGACGACATCTCGTTTGATATCAATCAAGGGGAGCTCATGTGTGTCGTGGGGCCGACAGGCTGTGGAAAAACCACATTTTTAAACAGCGTAACCAAATTGTACGACATCACCAGCGGTGAAATCCTCATAGAAAATGAACCGGTGGATTTAAAAAAACACAATATCTCCTACATATTTCAAGAGAACTCAACGATGCAATGGCTCAATGTAGAACAAAATGTATGTTTTGGATTGGACATCAAAGGTGTCCCGGACAAAGAAAAGAGAGCCAGCGCAAATGAGGTGCTGGATATGGTGGGATTGTCTGAATATCGAAACTATTATCCCCGTCAGTTGTCCGCCAGCATGCTGCAGCGCGTCGTCATTGCCCGCGCCTTTGCCACAAAACCGGAGCTTTTGCTCATGGACGAACCTTACGCACAGTTGGACATTGAATTGCGTTATAAATTGGAGGATGAATTGGTCAAACTCTGGCAAAAAACCGGCACTACCGTTTTGTTTATTACGCACAACATTGAGGAGGCCGTCTATCTTGGAGAAAACATCATGGTTCTGACCAACAAGCCGACAAAGGTAAAGCAGGTGATCTTAAACCCTATGCCAAGGCCAAGAGACATTGCGGCTCCGGAATTTATCGCTTTACGTAACCAGGTGACGGATTTGATCCGTTGGTGGTAA
- a CDS encoding ABC transporter permease, protein MKFVYRYRAVGAALLSIGAFLLLWHLGTNGTALGKMMPGPGTVIASVFDTFAHPIGKYSILGHIGWSLTRVLVGYALAVVAGIAIGTLMGWSRTAAAIFNPIYQMIRPIPPIAWIPLAILWFGLAESSKYFLIFLASFNNITLNAYDGARSVDSTLTGASKMLGANNVQTLFTVVLPSSVPAIFAGLQVAIGVAWATVVAAEMVRSTEGAGWVIINGQEMNNTTQILVGIVAIGVVGFLLAILMRKLEERLCRWSKSGR, encoded by the coding sequence ATGAAATTTGTCTATCGGTATAGAGCCGTCGGCGCGGCGCTGCTTTCCATCGGCGCGTTTCTCCTGCTCTGGCATTTGGGCACAAACGGAACCGCATTGGGCAAAATGATGCCGGGACCCGGGACGGTGATCGCCAGTGTTTTTGACACCTTTGCCCACCCCATCGGCAAATATTCCATTTTGGGGCACATCGGATGGAGCCTGACCCGGGTACTGGTCGGCTATGCGCTGGCCGTGGTCGCGGGCATTGCCATCGGCACCCTCATGGGCTGGAGCAGAACCGCGGCCGCCATCTTTAACCCCATCTACCAAATGATCCGTCCAATTCCGCCCATTGCCTGGATTCCGCTGGCCATCTTATGGTTTGGCCTGGCAGAATCTTCCAAATACTTTTTGATCTTTTTGGCGTCCTTCAACAACATCACTCTCAATGCCTACGACGGGGCCCGTTCGGTGGACAGCACCTTGACGGGCGCTTCCAAAATGCTGGGCGCCAACAACGTTCAAACATTGTTTACCGTTGTTTTGCCCTCCTCGGTTCCGGCCATTTTTGCAGGTCTTCAGGTGGCCATCGGGGTGGCCTGGGCGACGGTGGTCGCAGCCGAGATGGTTCGCTCGACAGAAGGCGCCGGATGGGTCATTATCAACGGGCAGGAAATGAACAACACCACACAAATTCTTGTGGGCATCGTCGCCATCGGCGTCGTGGGGTTTTTGCTCGCTATCTTGATGCGAAAACTGGAGGAAAGATTATGCAGGTGGAGCAAGAGCGGCAGATAA